TCTCTCGAAGATGTGGTGGTGGCCAGGGTTTATAGCGAAGTTCCCGAAAATGTTGTTAAAGCAATTGCCCAAGCTGGGGCTGATTATATAAAAGGGAAACTGGTACCTTATATTAGCGTTGGAGTAGCTTATGGAAGGACTCTTTATGAAGTCATCCGTTATTTGCCGAGGTTGGAGCTTCCAGGGGTGAAAGTGGTCCAAATGATGGGAGCATACGGGGGGGTAAAGTGGAAGACCCTGGCCATCGAGCTTTTGAAAAGCCTTGCTGACAAGTTGGGTGGAGAGGCTATTTATCTTTTTGCCCCTGCTTTTGCAGGAAATAGTGCGATAAGGGAGGCCTTTTTGAAAGAAGTAGGAGTGCGAGAAACTCTCAGAATGGCAGAAGAAGTAGATGTTGCGCTGGTGGGTATAGGAGGAATACGAAGTGAGACCAGCCTTCTTATAGAGACGGGAGACCTGGAGGAGGAAGAGATTAGGGAGCTCACTGAGAAGGGAGCAGTGGGAGGAATATGTGGTAACTTCTTTGATATCAGAGGATGTTTGCTTGATGTCTCTTTCAATGCAAGGAGGATTTCAGTGAGACTTGAACGATTAAAGGAGGGAAACAGAAAAGTTATAGCTATTGCTGGTGGTAAGGAAAAAAAAGAAGCCATTCTTGGTGCCCTGAGGGGACAGTGGATAACCACATTGGTGACTGATGAAGCCACAGGTAGGTGGCTTTTGGAGCATTAATACCTGCTTTTTAACTTCTGAATTTATCTCTTCTTTTTGCCACAAAGCTGGAATAATGTATTATAATACTTTGACCTGGATTTCATTTTAGTTGGAGGATTTAGCGGTTATGGATTCGCTTTATAAGTTGAAGAATTTTATCTTTGACCTTGATGGTGTTCTGTATCTTCTTGATAGACCCCTCACCGAAAACATTAGCTTTGTTAATTTTCTTAAGGAGGAAGGCTATAGGGTAATTTTTCTTTCTAACAACACCTTTTTGACCAGAGAAAAGTATGCTGAAAAACTCCAGAAAATGGGTGTCAATGCTTCCCCAAAAGAGGTTTTCAGTTCGGCTTTTGTTACCGCAAAGTATCTGGAGCAAAATTTTCCTCAGAGCAGAGTTTATATAATAGGAGAAGAAGGCCTTCGTGAAGAAATAAAACGCTGTGGCTTGAGAGTGGTTGCTGGTAACACCAGGGATAGGGTAGACTTTGTCGTGGTAGGAATGGACCGAAAATTCAGTTTCTCAAAGATGAGTTCTGCCCTGCGTTTTTTAACCAAAGGCGCTCGCCTGATAGGAACCAATCCCGATCCTACGTATCCTACTGATAAGGGTCTTCTTCCAGGTTGTGGTGCTATGGTTGCTGCTATTGAGACCTGCTCTGGGCAAGAAGCGTTGATAGTGGGAAAGCCCTCTCCACTTATAATGGATTTTGTGCTCAGTGTTACTGGATTCAAGAAAGAAGAAACAGTGCTTATTGGTGATCGCCTGGATACCGATATTGTTCTGGGCAAAAGGTTTGACCTTTTTTCGGTTCTGGTGTTGACAGGGGTGACCACCAGGGAGGACTTAAAAAATGCAGAATGCAAGCCTGATCTGGTGGTAGAAAATCTCCTGGAGTTCAAAGATTTACTTCTGGAAGGTGGTGCCTTGTGCAGAGGATCGAAGTTTATGACACTACCCTGAGGGATGGTTCGCAGGGTGAGGGAATTAACTTTTCGGTTTACGATAAGCTTCAAATAGCGAAAAAGCTTGATGAACTTGGCATTCATTATATCGAGGGTGGATGGCCTGGTTCTAACCCTAAAGATGCTTCTTTTTTTAGGGAAGTCAAAAAGCTTTCTTTCAAGAGGGCAAAAGTAAGTGCTTTTGGAAGCACTCGGCGGGCCGATGTGAAAGTTGAAGAAGATAGAAATGTGAGATTGCTTCTTGAAGCTGAGACGCCAGCAGTTGCTATCTTTGGTAAGTCCTGGACGTTGCATGTACAGGAGGCACTGAAAACCACGCTCGAAGAAAATCTCAGGATGATAGATGATACAGTAAGCTATCTTGCAGGCAAAGGTGTTGAAGTGCTTTACGATGCTGAGCACTTTTTTGATGGATTCAAAGATGACCCGGATTATGCGCTTAAGACTTTAAAAGTAGCTTGGGAAGCTGGTGCTCGAGTATTAGTTCTTTGTGACACTAATGGGGGTACTCTTCCTTTTGAAGTGGAGGAAATTATCGATAGGGTATGGGATTACTTTAATGGTTCTCGAGATGTTGTTCTGGGAATTCATGCCCACAATGATAGTGGGGTGGCGGTTGCAAATACCTTGGTTGCAGTGAGAAAAGGGGTGTCTCATGTTCAGGGCACTATTAACGGTTTGGGAGAGCGCTGTGGCAACGCTAACCTGTGTTCAGTATTGCCTAATTTGCAGTTGAAAATGGGTTATTGCCCTCTGAATGAAGAGGACTTAAAAAAATTAACTGAGGTTGCTCACTTTGTTTATGAAATAGCGAATTTGAGACCCAATGATTACGATCCTTATGTCGGCAGGAGTGCTTTCGCCCATAAAGGTGGTATTCACGCCAGTGCAATGCTACGGAACCCGAGAACCTATGAACATGTTCCTCCGGAGAGCGTTGGCAATCGTCGCAAAATTCTGGTTTCAGAGCAGGCGGGAAGAAGCAACATAGTCCACAGAGCCAAAGAAATGGGCATCGAGATAGACCCCCGAGACCCTCGACTTTTCGAACTGGTTCAGAAAATAAAAGAAGCCGAAAATTATGGTTACCAGTACGAAGGAGCAGATGCTTCATTTGAAATCCTTTTGAGGAATACCCTTGGTGAAAACATCGACCTTTTTAGCCTGAAGGGCTTTCGAGTTATTGTGGAAAAACGCGAGGAAGGGGAAACCATTACTGAAGCTACTGTAAAGATTGATATTGAGAACGAGGTAGCTCATACTGTAGCTGAAGGAGACGGACCAGTGCATGCTCTCGATAATGCTTTAAGGAAGGCTTTGAAGCCATACTTCCCTGACCTCGAGAGAATTAAACTTACTGATTATAAAGTGCGAGTTTTGAGCGAGAAAGAGGGTACTGCTGCTAAGATACGGGTGCTTATCCAAACCACAGATGGAGAAAAGGAATGGGGTACAGTGGGTGTTTCGACCAATATTATTGAGGCAAGCTGGAATGCATTAATCGACAGCATCAAATATGGTTTATGGAAGACCATTAATCAAAAGAAGCACTGAAAAGGGTAGCGTAACAATCTGGGGTAGTGATTCTTATCCTTGGAAGAAAAAAGTTGAAAAAGCAGATGTTATCGCCTTCCAAAGGGTTCATCCTACTTCTCTTTTAGAAAGAAGAGAAAATCTCGAACCACTGTTTAATTTTTGCAAAGTGATTAGTGAAGGTTTTGATCGCGTTTTCTTTTGTACCAGGAGAGAAGTGAGTGGGTGGGTCAGGAATCTTTTGGAATTAAAAGCTTCGTCCCTTACGGGACGCTTTCTCTTGTTTGATGAGACACAAGAAGAACTGATATTTCAAATCCGAGAAGAACTCAGTGATGAACCAATTTTACTGGTTTTTTTGGGGCGAAAAAACGACGAACTCGATTTGCTACCTCTTGTTTTTTTCTTTGATGAGTGGAAGAAGGCTTTTGTTGGTAGAGAACGTGGTGTCTTTGCAGAAATAGCGCGTTCGATGTTTTGCCCCTTTTTCCCTGTCAGGCTGGAACAGGGTTCTTTTTGGCATTACAGTGAGCTGGTGTATGTTCCTCTTTGCTGTGCTGGGTTAAAAACAGGTGTACACGACTTGGAGGAAGGTTTTTGGTGGCTGCAGGAAGTAGGGAAGGAAGCGGCCATTTTCTGTGCTTTAGCCTTTCATTCCTTTCTGAAAAATGGCTACCAGGTATTCTTTGTAACAGAAGATAGTTTTTCCTTTAACCTGGCAAATGGATTTAGGTCGGTTTTTGAAAGGATTAGCCAGGGGGAATACGACCTTTTTCTCCGGGTTAGTGATGTGCAGCAATTTGGCGAAACCTTTCTGGAAGCGGTAGATAGGAATGACAAATGTTTGGTGTTTTTCATACAAAGGAGAAACAAAAACTCCAGGGTCGACTTGCAGGTGAAGTTCCCGACTGAATTTAGGGATTCCGTTTTTTGGGAAACTGCTTTTTCTCCTCTTCATCGTAAAACCTATCGCAGGATTAAGAGTGCACTGTTTGACTCTCTGGAAGAGCTTCTTTCTGAAAAGCGTATTCCCTGTGTTTATTTGTCTGTAGAAGGAGAGCTCTTCTTTAGCGCTGGAGTTCTGGGTTCTTTTCTGCAAAGTCTTGCCTGTTATCTGGGTTTCTTAAATGGTGTTAACCTTTTGGAAGAAGTGTATCCGTCTTTTTTACACCGCAGTTTTTGGCAAAATCTTCAGGGCGGCTAACGAAGGAGTGATTATAGATGCATATTGTTGGAGACTTGCATGTTCACACCCTGGCAAGTGGACATGCTTACAGTACAGTTTTGGAGAATGTCCAAGTTGCCAAAAGGAAAGGTTTAAAAATCTTGGGAATCGCCGATCATGGTCCCAGCATGCCGGGGGGACCAGATCCCCTTTACTTTGAAGCAAGGGGGCATTTCCCGCGGGAAGTGAACGGTTGTAAAATCTTTTTTGGAGTCGAGGTGGATATTCTCGATTTTGAAGGTAATCTGGACCTTGAGGAAAGGGTTTTAAGAAAGGTCGATTATGTGATAGCGGCTTTTCATCCCCAGGTTTTTAAGGGGGGCAATCGGGAGGACAATACGGAAGCCCTCTTGAGGGTGTTGAAGAACCCTTTGGTCAACATAATAGCACATCCAGGTAACCCTCGTTATCCTTTGGATTACGAAAGGATTGTTGAGGAAGCGGTTTCCAATGATAAAATAATAGAGATTAACAACAGTTCTTTTTCGGTAAGTAGGAAAGGAAGTTTGGAAAATTGCCGGTTAATTGCTGTTGAGGTGATGAAGAGAGGAGGCACCATCATTCTTTCCAGCGATGCTCATTTTTGCGAGGAAGTTGGAGATTTTAGCTTTGCACTGGCTATGCTGAAAGAAATTGGTTTTCCGGAGGAGAAGGTCGTCAATGCTGATTTGGGAAGGCTCGAAGCTTTTCTTGAAAAGTCTATAAAAGCTAGGAGGTAAACGAAATTGGGTGCGGTTATACTGGATGGCAAGAAAGTGGCTCGGGAAATCAAAGAACAAGTTAAGAGTAAGGTCGAGGAGCTGGTCAAAAGAGGGATAACTCCTGGCTTAGCAGTTATTCTGGTAGGTGATAATCCAGCCAGTCAGGTTTACGTTCGCAATAAAGAAAAAACCTGTCACCAGCTGGGCATTGTTTCCTTAAGATACGATTTGCCAAAAGAAACCACCGAAGAAGAACTTTTAAAGCTTATTGAGGAGCTCAACGCTAATCAAAATGTTCATGGTATACTGGTTCAGCTTCCTCTTCCTGCTCATATTGACGAGCGTAGAGTTTTGTACAGCATTTCTCCCAACAAGGATGTTGACGGTTTTCACCCTTATAACCTGGGCAGGCTCCTGATTGGTGACCCTCTGTTTTTACCCTGTACTCCTTGGGGTGTGCAGGAACTTCTTTTGAGATATGGGATAGATTTTGAAGGGAAAAACGTGGTTATTGTTGGAAGAAGTAACATTGTGGGAAAACCCCTGGCCATG
This portion of the Thermatribacter velox genome encodes:
- a CDS encoding HAD-IIA family hydrolase produces the protein MDSLYKLKNFIFDLDGVLYLLDRPLTENISFVNFLKEEGYRVIFLSNNTFLTREKYAEKLQKMGVNASPKEVFSSAFVTAKYLEQNFPQSRVYIIGEEGLREEIKRCGLRVVAGNTRDRVDFVVVGMDRKFSFSKMSSALRFLTKGARLIGTNPDPTYPTDKGLLPGCGAMVAAIETCSGQEALIVGKPSPLIMDFVLSVTGFKKEETVLIGDRLDTDIVLGKRFDLFSVLVLTGVTTREDLKNAECKPDLVVENLLEFKDLLLEGGALCRGSKFMTLP
- a CDS encoding phosphatase; the encoded protein is MHIVGDLHVHTLASGHAYSTVLENVQVAKRKGLKILGIADHGPSMPGGPDPLYFEARGHFPREVNGCKIFFGVEVDILDFEGNLDLEERVLRKVDYVIAAFHPQVFKGGNREDNTEALLRVLKNPLVNIIAHPGNPRYPLDYERIVEEAVSNDKIIEINNSSFSVSRKGSLENCRLIAVEVMKRGGTIILSSDAHFCEEVGDFSFALAMLKEIGFPEEKVVNADLGRLEAFLEKSIKARR
- the cimA gene encoding citramalate synthase; this translates as MQRIEVYDTTLRDGSQGEGINFSVYDKLQIAKKLDELGIHYIEGGWPGSNPKDASFFREVKKLSFKRAKVSAFGSTRRADVKVEEDRNVRLLLEAETPAVAIFGKSWTLHVQEALKTTLEENLRMIDDTVSYLAGKGVEVLYDAEHFFDGFKDDPDYALKTLKVAWEAGARVLVLCDTNGGTLPFEVEEIIDRVWDYFNGSRDVVLGIHAHNDSGVAVANTLVAVRKGVSHVQGTINGLGERCGNANLCSVLPNLQLKMGYCPLNEEDLKKLTEVAHFVYEIANLRPNDYDPYVGRSAFAHKGGIHASAMLRNPRTYEHVPPESVGNRRKILVSEQAGRSNIVHRAKEMGIEIDPRDPRLFELVQKIKEAENYGYQYEGADASFEILLRNTLGENIDLFSLKGFRVIVEKREEGETITEATVKIDIENEVAHTVAEGDGPVHALDNALRKALKPYFPDLERIKLTDYKVRVLSEKEGTAAKIRVLIQTTDGEKEWGTVGVSTNIIEASWNALIDSIKYGLWKTINQKKH
- the folD gene encoding bifunctional methylenetetrahydrofolate dehydrogenase/methenyltetrahydrofolate cyclohydrolase FolD; protein product: MGAVILDGKKVAREIKEQVKSKVEELVKRGITPGLAVILVGDNPASQVYVRNKEKTCHQLGIVSLRYDLPKETTEEELLKLIEELNANQNVHGILVQLPLPAHIDERRVLYSISPNKDVDGFHPYNLGRLLIGDPLFLPCTPWGVQELLLRYGIDFEGKNVVIVGRSNIVGKPLAMMLVQKAKGANATVSICHTRTKNLHEYTLLADILVAACGVPRMVKGNMVKEGAVVVDVGINRVDGGLVGDVDFEEVSKVASYITPVPGGVGPMTIAMLMANTVKAAENLFQHG
- a CDS encoding sugar-binding transcriptional regulator, with the translated sequence MKRKARFDELETMVKAAELYYISGLNQGEIAKILGVSRQKAFRLIKKARELGLVEIKIRRPAEADQALAQKIKEKYSLEDVVVARVYSEVPENVVKAIAQAGADYIKGKLVPYISVGVAYGRTLYEVIRYLPRLELPGVKVVQMMGAYGGVKWKTLAIELLKSLADKLGGEAIYLFAPAFAGNSAIREAFLKEVGVRETLRMAEEVDVALVGIGGIRSETSLLIETGDLEEEEIRELTEKGAVGGICGNFFDIRGCLLDVSFNARRISVRLERLKEGNRKVIAIAGGKEKKEAILGALRGQWITTLVTDEATGRWLLEH